A section of the Mastomys coucha isolate ucsf_1 unplaced genomic scaffold, UCSF_Mcou_1 pScaffold15, whole genome shotgun sequence genome encodes:
- the St6galnac6 gene encoding alpha-N-acetylgalactosaminide alpha-2,6-sialyltransferase 6 isoform X1 gives MACSRPPSQCDPTTLPPGPPAGRWPLPFSRRRREMSSNKEQRSAVFVILFALITILILYSSNSANEVFHYGSLRGRTRRPVNLKKWSFSNAYFPILGNKTLPSRCNQCVIITSSSHLLGTKLGPEIERAECTIRMNDAPTTGYSADVGNKTTFRVVAHSSVFRVLRKPQEFVNRTPETVFIFWGPPNKMQKPQGSLLRVIQRAGLAFPNMEAFAVSPARMQQFDDLFRGETGKDREKSHSWLSTGWFTMVIAVELCDHVHVYGMVPPDYCSQRPRLQRMPYHYYEPKGPDECVTYIQNEHSRKGNHHRFITEKRVFSSWAQLYGITFSHPSWT, from the exons ATGGCTTGCTCGAGGCCCCCCAGCCA GTGTGACCCCACAACCTTGCCTCCCGGGCCACCTGCCGGACGCTGGCCTCTACCCTTCAGCAGACGCCGGAGAGAGATGAGTAGCAACAAA GAGCAGCGGTCAGCAGTGTTTGTGATCCTCTTTGCCCTCATCACCATCCTCATCCTCTACAGCTCCAACAGTGCCAACGAGGTCTTCCACTACGGCTCCCTGCGTGGCCGCACGCGTCGGCCAGTCAACCTCAAGAAGTGGAGTTTCTCCAACGCCTACTTCCCTATCCTCGGCAACAAG ACGCTGCCATCCCGGTGCAATCAGTGTGTGATCATCACCAGCTCCAGCCACCTGCTGGGCACCAAACTGGGCCCTGAGATTGAGCGGGCCGAGTGCACCATCCGCATGAACGATGCTCCCACCACTGGCTACTCTGCCGACGTCGGCAACAAAACCACCTTCCGCGTAGTGGCCCATTCCAGTGTGTTCCGCGTGCTGCGGAAGCCCCAGGAATTTGTCAACCGGACCCCTGAAACTGTGTTCATCTTCTGGGGCCCCCCAAACAAGATGCAGAAGCCCCAGGGCAGCCTCCTGCGTGTCATCCAGCGGGCGGGCCTCGCGTTCCCTAACATGGAGGCCTTCGCCGTCTCTCCCGCCCGCATGCAGCAGTTTGACGACCTCTTCCGGGGTGAGACGGGCAAGGACAG GGAAAAGTCCCATTCCTGGTTGAGCACAGGCTGGTTTACCATGGTGATTGCGGTGGAATTGTGTGACCATGTGCACGTGTATGGCATGGTCCCTCCGGACTACTGCAG CCAGCGGCCCCGCCTGCAGCGCATGCCATACCACTACTATGAACCCAAGGGGCCGGACGAGTGTGTCACCTACATCCAGAACGAGCACAGCCGTAAGGGCAATCACCACCGCTTCATCACCGAGAAGAGGGTCTTCTCATCCTGGGCCCAGCTCTATGGTATCACCTTCTCCCACCCCTCCTGGACCTAG
- the St6galnac6 gene encoding alpha-N-acetylgalactosaminide alpha-2,6-sialyltransferase 6 isoform X2 produces the protein MSSNKEQRSAVFVILFALITILILYSSNSANEVFHYGSLRGRTRRPVNLKKWSFSNAYFPILGNKTLPSRCNQCVIITSSSHLLGTKLGPEIERAECTIRMNDAPTTGYSADVGNKTTFRVVAHSSVFRVLRKPQEFVNRTPETVFIFWGPPNKMQKPQGSLLRVIQRAGLAFPNMEAFAVSPARMQQFDDLFRGETGKDREKSHSWLSTGWFTMVIAVELCDHVHVYGMVPPDYCSQRPRLQRMPYHYYEPKGPDECVTYIQNEHSRKGNHHRFITEKRVFSSWAQLYGITFSHPSWT, from the exons ATGAGTAGCAACAAA GAGCAGCGGTCAGCAGTGTTTGTGATCCTCTTTGCCCTCATCACCATCCTCATCCTCTACAGCTCCAACAGTGCCAACGAGGTCTTCCACTACGGCTCCCTGCGTGGCCGCACGCGTCGGCCAGTCAACCTCAAGAAGTGGAGTTTCTCCAACGCCTACTTCCCTATCCTCGGCAACAAG ACGCTGCCATCCCGGTGCAATCAGTGTGTGATCATCACCAGCTCCAGCCACCTGCTGGGCACCAAACTGGGCCCTGAGATTGAGCGGGCCGAGTGCACCATCCGCATGAACGATGCTCCCACCACTGGCTACTCTGCCGACGTCGGCAACAAAACCACCTTCCGCGTAGTGGCCCATTCCAGTGTGTTCCGCGTGCTGCGGAAGCCCCAGGAATTTGTCAACCGGACCCCTGAAACTGTGTTCATCTTCTGGGGCCCCCCAAACAAGATGCAGAAGCCCCAGGGCAGCCTCCTGCGTGTCATCCAGCGGGCGGGCCTCGCGTTCCCTAACATGGAGGCCTTCGCCGTCTCTCCCGCCCGCATGCAGCAGTTTGACGACCTCTTCCGGGGTGAGACGGGCAAGGACAG GGAAAAGTCCCATTCCTGGTTGAGCACAGGCTGGTTTACCATGGTGATTGCGGTGGAATTGTGTGACCATGTGCACGTGTATGGCATGGTCCCTCCGGACTACTGCAG CCAGCGGCCCCGCCTGCAGCGCATGCCATACCACTACTATGAACCCAAGGGGCCGGACGAGTGTGTCACCTACATCCAGAACGAGCACAGCCGTAAGGGCAATCACCACCGCTTCATCACCGAGAAGAGGGTCTTCTCATCCTGGGCCCAGCTCTATGGTATCACCTTCTCCCACCCCTCCTGGACCTAG